A single genomic interval of Xyrauchen texanus isolate HMW12.3.18 chromosome 48, RBS_HiC_50CHRs, whole genome shotgun sequence harbors:
- the LOC127639359 gene encoding PDZK1-interacting protein 1-like, with the protein MGKSITVLHWLLLTIGQVAAQADKVENAFPNWLTGIIAVAVFLFLLFVTFLVNKAWCATQSKPEAVMPNEYTMTNGSPTYENMLAAVRRSECTQVSENIIVHQTDENITVM; encoded by the exons atgggAAAATCAATCACTGTGCTTCACTGGCTTTTGCTCACCATAGGACAAGTTGCGGCTCAAGCAG ATAAGGTAGAGAATGCTTTCCCAAACTGGCTTACGGGAATCATCGCTGTTGcagtcttcctcttcctcctcttcgtCACCTTCCTCGTAAACAAAGCCTGGTGTGCAACTCAAAG CAAACCAGAAGCAGTGATGCCCAATGAATACACCATGACTAATGGATCACCAACCTATGAAAATATGCTTGCTGCAGTCAG GAGAAGTGAATGCACTCAAGTGTCCGAAAACATCATTGTTCACCAAACGGATGAAAACATAACTGTCATGTAA